The genomic window AAGCGATGACGACTACAATACTTTTTACAACACTACTGTCCCCAATCTGAAAAAAGATGGCGGTACTGCCGAATTAAAACTACAAGTATTGAACAGCGATAATTACAGCCAAGTACTCAAAGAATTGCCAATTACCATTACAGTTCCTGCTCCTGAACAGTTAAATGTTGATTACAGCTCAACTACAACCTATACAAATAATGCTACTAAAAACATTTTTACTAGCACCTACCAATTGCCAAGCTTCACGATTACTGATTCAGCAACAGGCAAATCTTATAAGGCAACTAACATAACGCCAGTCAACAACGTTTATATCGATGGTAAAAAGACGGCATTGACTGATCTGCCAAATAACCTGACTGCTGGAACTTACACACAAAGTATTTACTTTACTGTTGCTGGATTTAACGCAACCCAATTAAAGCAACTTGCAGCTAATTCAAAGATAACTGGCAATAATGGCGACTCAACAATTCGTTACTCAAACGGTCAATTGATCGCTGCCAGAACTATTATCGTTAAATAATCGAAAAGTCGAGCTAAACTCGGCTTTTTTGCTATGACTATAGGAGAATTTCATGAAAAAAATTGCAGTGTACTGTGGAGCAGCCACGGGAAATAATCCCATCTATTTACAAGCAGCAAAAGACTTAGGCCACTGGTTGGTGAAAAATGATTACGGTCTGACTTATGGCGGCGGAAGATTAGGCTTAATGGGTGCCCTAGCTGACACAGTTTTAGAAGACGGCGGATACGTCCACGGGATCATTACCGAGGACTTAGCTAACAAAGAACTAACTCACGACAATCTCAGTGAGATCGAAATCGTCAAGTCGATCGACGAACGTAAAGAAATCATGTTGAAAAACTCAATTGCCAGCGTCGCTTTACCAGGTGGGCCAGGAACATTAGAAGAAATGTCGGATGCCTTCTCCTGGACCAGGATCGGTTTGAACCCTGACCCTTGCATTTATTTGAACATCAATCATTATTACGACCCATTATTAATGATGTTCAATCGCATGGCCAATGAAGGTTTCATTTCGGAAAAAGCGAAGAACACCTTATTATTCACTGAATCATTCGACGTTGCTGGAAAATTTATAAAAAATTACGTGACGCCTGCAAGTAGAAAATATAATGTAAAATAAATATGCGTAATGTTTAACATTGAACTGATTGCGTTTTACTATGAAAGTGTCAGGTAGGTATTGGTGATTTCCCTATTTGACACTCCTTAGATTTCTACTTCGTATCAAAAGTATTGGACTCATCACCAAAACTTTGAAGTGGAGATCCCCCACATTATTGGATAGAAGTATTAAGGGCCAGCAGAGATAATCTGCTGGCTCTTATTTTCTACTCACACTAGCATCTACGATGCGTAGTGTGAGTATACGGCAACGCTGCGGAGCACGTTGGCGATTCCCTGCTTTTAAGCACCTATGGTGCATAGTGCGAGTAAACGGCGATACGCGTAACGTAGTGAAGCCATCGGCGATTACTTGATTTTTTAATGATGATCAACAAAAAACGGACCTAATTCAAAATATGAATTAGGTCCGTTTTGTATAAAATCCCAAGAGTCACGATTATCGGTCGCACTCCTGTCAAATTCGATAGATTAGTTTATAAATGCTGTAAGAACTCCGGCAATTACGACTAGCAATAAACCAGCCAAAACTGCACCCATCTCTTTTTTAGTTTTTCTTTCATGAAGAATGTAAATACCACCAAGTGTGGCTAAGATAACGTTCATTTGTGAAAGAGTGAATCCAGTGGCAAGTCCGTTAACTTCTGGACGAGCTGAGATCAAGTATGTCAAAGCTGCCAATGCAAAGAAGAAACCACTGATAATGTTAGTGTATGAACTCTTTGTTCTGAATGGTTTTGAAGCACGATTGCCTTTTGTAGCAAGTGCAAAGATCGTTGCTGCAACTGCCATACCTAAAGCTTGTGGTAGAAAGGCTTCAAATCCGGTAACTTTAACAGCTTGTGGAAAGGCTGAATATGCAAGGTATCCAATTTCAGCACAGAATACTAATGCTACACCTTTAACTGCATTAGTTCCACCGGCTGATTTTGTTTTTCCTTCAGTGTAAGTAGTGAACCAAACACCGACGATGATCAAAACAATTGCAAAAAATCCAACTGCTAGTGATGACATTCCAAAAGTATTTCCACGCCATTCACCTAGGACGATAACGCCCCATAATGAAGCTCCGATCAACTGGAATCCAGTTGAGATCGGCATGGTTCTTGAAACTCCCATTTCAGTAAATGCATAGAAGACAAAAATTTGTCCGATTGACCATGCCATACCAGAAAGGAATGTGAACAAGAACTCTTTGCCTGTTAACAGAGGCGTCTGCGTGAACAGCGCAACGACAATCGCACCAATCAAAGTACCATATGTCGCACCCAAAATTTGATTTACCGGTTTCCCACCAAAGTAACCAGTAAGTACTGGGAAGACACCCCAACCGATCATTGGTATCAGACCAATTAGTATGTTCGTAATGCTCATTGTATATCCCCTTTATATGTAAAAAGTATCTAAAACACCAAAAATGCTGGGGGTCAAAAAACCACCAGCAGTTTTAATGATATATAGATTATACTAAACGGCTACTTTGTTTTCAATGTAAACGTTTAACATAAGTAAAATTTTTTAATACTTTTTTAGGAAAGTTTTACTAAAACTCGTTGTCCAATGGAGGAACAATTTGCTTCTTACGTGAAACTACTCCAGGTAAGGCAGCCTTGTTGTCAGTAACCTTAGTGTTCAAAGCACTTTCAAATTTAGCAATCGCAGCATCGTCACCAATGATCAAACCTGTTGTGTCACTAGTCATAATGTTTGTGATCAACAATACGAACAAGTTGTAGCCATTTGAACTGTTTTCAGCAGTGATATCCTTAACGAACTCAGCTTCTCTTTCAAGTGTGTGTTCAACATCAACTGTGTTTACTTGAGCAATACGAACTGAGTTTCCATTCATATCAAAGCTCTTAGCATCCATATCGATCAACTCTTGAGTCGACTTGTCGTCAAGGTCTGTACCTGCTTTAAGCATGTCCATACCATATGATTCATAGTCGATACCAGCTGTTTCAGCTAAGCTCTTCAAAGCAGCCTTGTCTTCATCAGTAGTTGTTGGTGATTTTAGTAAAAGTGTATCTGAAATAATAGCAGAAGCCATCAAACCAGCCAAGTTACCAGGGATTTCGATCTTTGATTGGTTGTACATCTTCCAAAGAATTGTGCTTGTGCACCCTAGTGGTTCAGCGTGGTAATACAATGGTGATTCAGTTTGGAAATTAGCAATACGGTGATGATCAACAACGTGTGTAACTTCAAGGTCATCGATATCGTCGAAACTTTGTTGTTTTTCGTTGTGGTCAACTAGCATAACTTTTTTAACTTCGCTACCAGCGGCTGTGACAATACGTGGATAATCGTAGTTAAACTTTTCAAAAACAAATTTTGTTTCCTTGTTAGGTTCGCCTTGAGCAACAGCTTCAGTGTTCATGCCCAATTCGTTTTGATAATGTGAATATGAAATTGCTGCAACAACAGCATCTGTATCAGGACTCTTGTGTCCAACTACTAATTCTTTTTCTTTTGCCATTAATTCAATACTCCTTTATTTTATAAAGATTTTAAGCGATCAATATAGCTCTTCTTGCTTAAGAAAGCATCCCATTCGGTGAAGAATTGCTTGATACGTGGAATCTTGTCCTTATCTTCGTGATAAACAAACGTCAAATCACTCGAAATTGCAGGTTCCAGTGGCGTGCGATAGAACGTGAAGTTGCTTTCATTTGCAATACAAAAACTAGCTGGTAATCCTGTATTGACGCCATCAGAATCTTGAACGAATTTCAATAATTGATAAGGTGAAGAAAATCTTGCTACCACCTTAGGAACATCCACTAATGAGTTCTTGAACTTCTCGGTCATCAGATCTGTGAAATAATATCCACGTAAATATGAGACCCAAGGATTTTCAATTGCTTCTTTGTAAGTAGCTTTGCCCTTCTTAAAAATCTTTTCGTTATTGTGAACCAACATTATCGTATCATTAATAATCTTTTTTGACTTATAAGATTTCCAACTTTTGATGGTATTGTCTGGTAAATACATCACAGCGATATCAATCTTGTTGTTTTGGATCTGATCCCAGATCTCGTTACGTTTCAAGAGGATCAAGTCAATTTCGACATTTGGATTGATTCGATTAAATTCAACGATGAAATCTTCGATTACTTTTGATTCAACTGCAGCGATAATTCCAATATTGATCGTACCAGAACTCTCGGAAGATTTTTGCTGAATTTGATCAGTAACGGTATTTATGACATGAAAAATTTGATGAGTTGCATCTAACAAAATTGAACCAGCATCAGTTAGGTAGATTTTTTTACCGACACTATAAAAGAGCGGTGCACCTACGACCTTTTCAATTTTTTTGATTTGCTGGGTCAAGGCAGGTTGCGTGATACCTAAAGATTGGGCAGTTTTGGTGTAACTCATGTTCTTGGATAATTCGTCAAAATAATTCAGTGCTTTAGAACTAAATACTCGTCGTGCATCTTCATCTAACAAAAAATTTCACTCCCTTCAAACAATCAAATATTAACATTTTCTTATTATAATCATACTATATATAATAAAAAAATTATAGCTTTGCTTATTTATTAATATTGATTTTTTCAAATCTCAATGGGTTGCCGTCGCTGTCCGGATCAAGAATAAATGATCCATTAGAATAACGGTCAGCATCGCTATGGGCTGAGAAATCAATTGCAATATCTTTGTTTTGATCAGTGATCACGTGTAATTCGATATCCGGATTAGTCTTTGTGATCAATTTAATTCTATGTGGCGAGCGTTTCAATTCCCGCAATGTCAATACTCCTCGACGAGCGCGGCTAGTAATCGGGATCTCTGAAAGCTTCATCTGCTTGTATGATCCACGTTGAGTCAGTAGTGCAATCTTATCGTTAGTATCATCAGAATCAGCAATAAAGTAACCTGCAACTTTGTCGTCAGTTTTAAGACTCACGAATTTAACGCCGACAGCTTTACTACCAACAACTGGTATTTCGCTCAATGGGAAGGCTGAAGCATAAGAATGTTCTGTAAAGACAAACAACAGTTTTCGTTCGGCTTCTTCTGGAGCAATGTAATCCACATCGATAACGCTAGTTTCAGGATCTTTAAGTTTGATGTATCGACTTGCCCGAGACTTATAAGTTCTTCCTGGCAAGAGATCTTGGAAGTCAACTTGTTTAACATAGTTGTCATTTGTACCTGTGACAAATGTTCCTGTCTCTTTCAAGTCCTTAAAGATAAATGCCTTGAGTACTGATTCGTCATTAGCCAATCCTACTTCTTGCGATAAATGAGAACCAGTATCTTTCCAGCGACTATCATCGAGCTCAAAAATCTGACGATAAATCAAATTACCTTTATCTGTGAAAATAAAAATATGATTCAACGTGTTAGCTTCAACATCCAAAACTGGATAATCTTCGTCTTTTAGACCATTATCTGATGGATCAGAAGCCATAAATGATCGTTGACTACTACGTTTAACGTAGCCGTCGTGACTGACCAAGACGCGGACGTCCTCACTAGCAACCATGACTTTAGTGTCGACCTTGATCTCATCAACTTTCGCTTCGATCTTCGTGCGACGGTCATCAGCGTAATTATTTTTAACTTCCAGCAATTCCTTTTTGATGACTTTCATCAAAGTTGAATGGTTGTTGATGATCTTATCCAACTTGTTGATCAATGCAGTAAGTTCTTTGTTTTCTTTTTCAAGCTCAGTTACGTCGGTATTCGTTAAACGATAAAGTTGTAGAGATACGATAGCTTCAGCTTGAGGCTCAGTAAATTGATATTCCTTCACCAAATTGTTCTTGGCGTCAGACTTATTTTTGCTGGCACGAATCGTTTTGATGACTTGATCTAAGATCGACAGAGCCTTGATCAGACCTTCAACGATGTGCAAACGTTTCTTAGCTTTATCAAGGTCAAATTTCGAACGACGTAAAACAACGTCTTCTTGATGCTTGATGTATTCTGTCAGCATTTGTACCAAACCGACTTGTTGTGGTCTCATGTCAGCAATCGCAACCATGTTGAAGTTATAAGAGATCTGCAAGTCAGTGTTTTTCAATAAATAATTCAAAATTCCTTGTGCATCGACATCTCGTTTAAGTTCGACTACGATCGACAATCCTTGACGATCACTTTCATCACGAACTTCAGCGATTCCATCGACTTTTTTGAGAACACGCACTTCGTCCATTTTTTTGACCAGCACAGCCTTGTTGACTTCATATGGGATCTCAGTGATCACGATCTGAGACTTGTGTCCACGTAATTCTTGAATTGATGTTTTCGATTTCAAAAATACTTTGCCACGACCGGTTTCATAAGCTTCCTTGATTCCACTGGCACCTTGCAAAATACCTCCAGTCGGAAAATCAGGACCTTTAACGATCTGCATCAAATCTTCTAACGTTGCATCGGGGTCATCAATCAATTTGACTGTTGCATCAATTACTTCGCCTAAATTATGCGGTGGGATTTCTGTAGCATATCCAGCTGAAATGCCAGTAGCTCCATTAACTAATAAATTAGGAAAACGAGCTGGTAATACCTTTGGTTCTTTTTCGGTATCGTCAAAATTCCATTCTTCATCAACGGTGCCCTTATTGATATCTCGTAACATTTCAGCAGAAATTTTACTTAAACGGGCTTCAGTATAACGCATTGCGGCGGGTGGATCACCATCCATCGAACCATTATTTCCGTGCATTTCGATCAATGGTGCACGTAACTTCCAATCTTGGGAAAGTCTGACCATTGCTTCGTAAATAGATGAATCACCATGGGGATGAAAATTACCCATGACGTTACCAACACCCTTAGCGGATTTTCTGAATCCCTTGTCGTAAGTGTTGCCATCTAAAAACATTGAGTACAAAATTCTTCTTTGTACTGGTTTTAATCCATCACGAATGTCCGGCAAGGCACGTTCTTGAATGATGGACTTTGAATATCTCTCAAAACGATCCCCCATAATTTTTTCTAATGGGATGTCTTGGATCTTAGGAGAATTATTTGCCAATATGTATCACCTATTCCTTGTTCAATAAATCATCAACGATCTTGCTGTCCATGTGATCAGTGTCATCGACTTTTTCCAAAATGTTGTCGCCCTCTTCAGTACCGTTAAAGCGGACATTCTTCTCGATCCAATCACGTCTAGGCTTAACTTTATCACCCATCAAAGTCGTTACTCGACGTTCAGCTAAAGCAGCATCGTCGATATTGACTCTGATCAAGATCCTAGATTCTGGATCCATAGTTGTTTGCCATAATTGATCGGCATTCATCTCGCCTAATCCCTTAAATCGTTGTAAGTCGTAACCTTTACCGACCTCTTTAATTGTCTTAGTCAATTCTTCTGGCGTCCAAGCATACTTGATTTGTGTCTTTGCTCCGCGACCCTTTTGAACTTTATAAAGCGGTGGCAGTGCAATGTAAACATGTCCAGCCTCAACTAATGGACGCATGTAACGATAAAAGAAGGTCAACAATAAAATTTGAATATGCGATCCATCGTCATCGGCATCGGTCATAATAATGACTTTATCGTAATTTCGGTCTTCTAATTTGAAGTCAGCACCAACACCTGCACCAATCGTGTAGATCATGGTGTTGATCTCTTCATTTTTATAAATATCTTCCAGCTTGGCTTTTTGAGTATTCAAGACTTTACCACGCAGTGGTAAAATTGCTTGAAATTTTCGATCTCGACCTTGCTTTGCAGAACCTCCGGCAGAGTCACCCTCGACTAAAAAGAGCTCGTTTTTATCGGAGTTTTTAGACTGTGCAGGTGTAAGCTTTCCAGAAAGTAAACCGTCAGTCTTTTTGTTTTTCTTTCCATTTCTGGTCGATTCACGTGCTTTTCTGGCCGCATTACGTGCCTCACGCGCCTTGAGAGCCTTTTTAACTAATGTTTGGGCCTGTTCCCCATTCTCCATCAAATAAAAGCTCATCTGCTCGTATACGAGCTGATCAACGGCGGAACGAGCTTGAGGTGTTCCCAGTTTTCCTTTAGTCTGACCTTCGAATTGGAGAATCTCTTCGGGAATACGCACAGAAATAATAGCAGAGAGTCCTTCACGGACATCGCTACCTTCAAGATTCTTGCTATTTTCCTTGAGCAAACCAACTTTGCGCGCATAGTCGTTAAAGGCTTTTGTCAGACCGGATTTCATTCCGGCTTCATGCGTCCCGCCATCAGCAGTCCGAACGTTGTTTACAAATGAAATAATATTCTCGGAATAGCCATCATTGTATTGGCCGGAGAATTCAATCTCAATTCCAGAATTTTCACCTTCAACGTAGAAAATTCCACCAAGCGTATCCTTATCCTCGTTCAAATATTTAACAAAGGATTGAATTCCATCTTCGTAGTGGAAAATTTCTTCACGAGGTTCCTCGCCACGTTTGTCAGTGATTGTGAATTTAACGCCCTTGAGTAGAAAAGCTGATTCACGCAGACGTTCAGCTAGAGTGTCAAAATTAAATTTAGTCGTTTGAAAAATTGAGGCATCAGGTTTGAAGCTGATAGTTGTTCCACTATCCTCTTTAGTCTTGCCAGTCATTTTAAGGGTGCCAACTGGATGGCCACCATTTTCAAAACGTTCCTGATAAACTTTGTGATCACGAACGACCCGAACAGTCATCCATTCAGACAAAGCATTAACAACTGAAGAACCAACACCATGTAGTCCACCAGAGGTCTTGTAACTATTCTCTGAGAATTTTCCTCCGGCATGAAGGACCGTCAGGATAACCTCGATGGTTGGTTTACCTGAAGAATGCATCCCTGTAGGCATTCCACGACCGTGGTCTACTACTGTGATACTTCCATCAGCGTTGATAGTGACATTGATTTCCTTACCAAATCCTGAAAGAGCCTCATCGACAGCATTGTCGACGATCTCATAGACAAGATGATGCAAGCCGCGTCCATCGGTCGAACCGATATACATACCTGGACGCTTACGAACCGCTTCAAGTCCTTCAAGGATTTGAATTGAAGAATCATCATAAGATGATTTAGGCATTTAAATCATTCCTTTTTCAATAAGCTTAATAACAGTGTTTAATTATAGCATGGATCTGCAAATGTAAAGCAAACATATGTTCATTTTTAATTTCTTATTTTTTATTAATATTCCAGAATTTCCTAATTTATTTTCCAAAAAAGGGTATTATGTTCATTAATGGTTTAATTAGTTTCCAGGATGTACACTTTAGATAAATAAGAAATGAGAGCGTGATTCTATGTTTTTAACTAAACTCTTTATTTGTATAATTCTAGCATACCTGATTGGATCTTTTCCGACCGCTTACATTGTTGGAAAAGTATTCTTCCACAAAAATATTTTTGATTATGGCAGCGGAAATGTTGGAACGACCAATGCCTATCGAGTATTTGGACCGATTGCCGGAACGGTAGTACTGTTTGTCGATATTCTCAAAGGAACCTTGGGAGCATTCTTACCCATCTTCATCGGTTTAGATCGTCCTTGGATGTTGTTTGTGGGATTATTTGCAGTCATTGGCCATGTCTTTTCAATTTTCTTGAAATTCAAGGGTGGCAAGGCTGTGGCAACTAGCGCCGGAATTTTATTAGCCTATAGCCCGATCCCCTTCATAATTTGCTTTTTATGTTTTGCATTGATCGTTTACATTACTAGCATGGTCAGTGTTGCCAGCTTGGTAACTATCGTTGTATTTACTGTTTCATCGCTGTTCATGCACGATTGGATCTTAACTTCCGTGGCCTGCGTGGTCACGGTGATCATTTATGTCAAACATATTCCAAACATCAAGCGACTTCTCAAAGGAAAAGAAAATTTAGTTTCAATTGGATTAGCCTATAAGCGACAGCAACGTAAAGAACAAGAAAAAGACGACCACTAGTTGGTCGTCTTTTTCTGTTATTTAAATGAAATGCTGTAATAAGCTTCAAATGTTTGTTCTGGATCTAAAGTGTTAATACCGTATTTGTTGACTAGTTGATGGTCAGTGTCGATCTTGTCAGCAATGCCCCACCAAGGTTCAATACAAACAAAATCGCCCTTTTCAGGATACTGCGACCAAATGCCAACAAATTTAGCATTTCCGGTATCCAATTGAATTTTTTTATCAGTCAGATCACTTTTAATAGTGATAACTGAAGGTTGGCTCAGACTATAAATGATTGCATCATCGACAAAAGCATCATGAGTTAAAGTAAAATCTTGGTCCTCAACTCTTTGTTCCTGGCTTAGATCAATATTGCTGTCCTTTAAAGCGATTCTCGAACGAGTCTCCTTCGGGTCCAATTCAATCTTAAAGTCCGAATACTGCAAACCTTTGACGAATGGCACTGAAAATCCAGGATGTGCACCAATAGCGAAATACATTTTTTCAGCAGTATCTTTATTCTCTACAATATAGCTGATCTGCAGAGTATCCTTCACCAATTGATAAATTATTTGCAATTTAAAATGGAATGGATAAATCGACAACGTCTCTTCGTCATCGTTTAATTCCAAGACCAACTTATTATCATTTTGAGATGCCAGTGAAAAATCACGATCTCGAGCAAATCCATGCTGCGACATTTCAAATTTTTGATCATTGTAGTAGTAATGATCGCCCTTCAAACGACCAACAATGGGAAATAATACTGGCGCATGACGGTTCCAGATCTCAGGATCAGCCTGCCAAATATATTCATTTTGAGCTTGGTCTTGAATGCTAATGATCTCAGCACCAGCTGATTTTACTTGAATCTTTAAAAAATCATTTTGGACAGTGTATGTTTCCATCATCTTCACCTCTAAAGGATATAACGTGAAAGATCTTTGTCTGAAACAATCTTACCAACTTGTTCTTTGACATATTCACGAGTAATTGTAATGTCGCCCATTTGCATGTCAGGGCCTTCATATAAAATGTCACTCAGAATCTTTTCAAGAACAGTTGAAAGTCTTCTGGCACCGATATTTTGGTTAGTATTATTAAGATCAAATGCTACCTTAGCAATTTCTTCAACGGCCTCTTTAGTAAAGATCAAATTGATACCGTCTGCCTTAGTCAAGGCTACGTATTGCTTGGTCAAAGCATTATCAGGTTTTGTCAAAATTTGAACGAAGTCGTCTTCTGTCAAATCTTGCAACTCGACACGAATTGGGAAACGACCTTGAAGCTCAGCAATCAAGTCGCTAGGCTTGCTCTCGGCAAAGGCACCTGAAGCAATAAATAGAATATGGTCAGTTCTTACTGCACCATATTTAGTATTAACTTGAGAACCTTCAACGATTGGCAAGATATCACGTTGAACACCCTCACGAGATACTTCACCAGAAGTACGTTTGTCGCCAGGTGCAATTTTATCGAACTCATCGATAAAGATGATTCCATTATTCTCAGTACGGTCGATCGCACCTTGATAAATTTCATCATGATCAACACGTTTAGCTGATTCTTCACGGATCAAGACTTCACGAGCTTCTTTAACGGGTAAAGTTCTTGAGATCATCTTCTTAGGAATCAAGTTATCCATCATTGAACTCATGTCAATGCCCATTTGTTGCATTTGGTCGTTCATTGGTGCTTTACGAGATTCCTCAACTTGGATCGTAACCTCTTTATCTTCAAGAAGGCCCTTGTCCAATTGTTCCTTGATCGACAAACGTTGGTTTCTGATATCATCAGTAACATCGCGTCCTTCATCAGGATCATCGTTACCGGCTTGGTCGCCGGTATGAAGCATGTCGCCAAGATTTGAAGCGTTGCCCATATTAGTTAGCATTGACATGAAATCGTTCATGCCGTTTTCTTGTTTAGTTTCCTTTTTAATGGCAGGTACCAACAATTTAACTAACTTCTTATCGACTTTACGTTTGACCTCTGGTCTGATCTCAGCGTATTTTTCGTCTTCTTCCATCGTGACAGCGACGTCCATCAAATCACGGACCATAGATTCAACATCACGACCAACATAACCGACTTCTGTAAACTTAGTGGCTTCAACTTTAACGAATGGAGCATGAACAACTTTTGCCAATCGGCGAGCGATTTCTGTTTTACCAACACCAGTTGGTCCGATCATCATTAGGTTCTTAGGTGTAATTTCTTTTTGCATTTGGTCAGGAACTTGCATACGGCGGTATCTATTATACAAAGCTATGGCAACCGCGCGCTTGGCATCGCCTTGGCCAATGATATATTTGTCTAGTGCTTCAACAATTTGTTTTGGAGTTAGATTTTCCATTTATGAGTCTCCTCTAGAATTTGTCTGTAATGATATTTGTATTAGTGAAAATATCGATTCCTGAAGCAATATTTACGCCTTCACGTGCAATATCTTCAGCAGTCATATCCTTAGCATGTCTTTGCATAGCAACTGCGGCAGCTTGTGCAAAGTTACCACCCGAACCGATTGAAATAACATCTTCATCTGGTTCGATAACTTCTCCACTACCAGAAATTAGTAAAACAGTGTCTTTATCTAATGCAATCAACATTGCTTCTAACTTTTGCAATTGTGGATCTTTACGCCAGTCTTGGGCTAATTCAACTGCGGCACGTTTAAGATTTCCAGAGTAAGCCTTTAATTTCTTTTCCAACCAATCTTGAAGAGTGATAGCGTCAGCAACCCCTCCCGCAAATCCGATGATTACTTGGTCATCGAAAATACGTCTGATTTTATGTGCGCTACCCTTCATGATGAACTTTTCACTCAATGTTACTTGTCCATCACCAGCAATAGCAGTTTTTCCATTATGCTTTACAGCTAAAATTGTTGTCATAAAACTATCCTCTCTTATCTAGGAAAATATTTCTTATAGTCTTTTTGTAAATGCTCCATAGTTACATGCGTGTAGATCTGCGTGGTTGACAGACTAGAATGGCC from Companilactobacillus sp. includes these protein-coding regions:
- the rbsU gene encoding ribose/proton symporter RbsU, with amino-acid sequence MSITNILIGLIPMIGWGVFPVLTGYFGGKPVNQILGATYGTLIGAIVVALFTQTPLLTGKEFLFTFLSGMAWSIGQIFVFYAFTEMGVSRTMPISTGFQLIGASLWGVIVLGEWRGNTFGMSSLAVGFFAIVLIIVGVWFTTYTEGKTKSAGGTNAVKGVALVFCAEIGYLAYSAFPQAVKVTGFEAFLPQALGMAVAATIFALATKGNRASKPFRTKSSYTNIISGFFFALAALTYLISARPEVNGLATGFTLSQMNVILATLGGIYILHERKTKKEMGAVLAGLLLVVIAGVLTAFIN
- the parE gene encoding DNA topoisomerase IV subunit B is translated as MPKSSYDDSSIQILEGLEAVRKRPGMYIGSTDGRGLHHLVYEIVDNAVDEALSGFGKEINVTINADGSITVVDHGRGMPTGMHSSGKPTIEVILTVLHAGGKFSENSYKTSGGLHGVGSSVVNALSEWMTVRVVRDHKVYQERFENGGHPVGTLKMTGKTKEDSGTTISFKPDASIFQTTKFNFDTLAERLRESAFLLKGVKFTITDKRGEEPREEIFHYEDGIQSFVKYLNEDKDTLGGIFYVEGENSGIEIEFSGQYNDGYSENIISFVNNVRTADGGTHEAGMKSGLTKAFNDYARKVGLLKENSKNLEGSDVREGLSAIISVRIPEEILQFEGQTKGKLGTPQARSAVDQLVYEQMSFYLMENGEQAQTLVKKALKAREARNAARKARESTRNGKKNKKTDGLLSGKLTPAQSKNSDKNELFLVEGDSAGGSAKQGRDRKFQAILPLRGKVLNTQKAKLEDIYKNEEINTMIYTIGAGVGADFKLEDRNYDKVIIMTDADDDGSHIQILLLTFFYRYMRPLVEAGHVYIALPPLYKVQKGRGAKTQIKYAWTPEELTKTIKEVGKGYDLQRFKGLGEMNADQLWQTTMDPESRILIRVNIDDAALAERRVTTLMGDKVKPRRDWIEKNVRFNGTEEGDNILEKVDDTDHMDSKIVDDLLNKE
- the parC gene encoding DNA topoisomerase IV subunit A, whose product is MANNSPKIQDIPLEKIMGDRFERYSKSIIQERALPDIRDGLKPVQRRILYSMFLDGNTYDKGFRKSAKGVGNVMGNFHPHGDSSIYEAMVRLSQDWKLRAPLIEMHGNNGSMDGDPPAAMRYTEARLSKISAEMLRDINKGTVDEEWNFDDTEKEPKVLPARFPNLLVNGATGISAGYATEIPPHNLGEVIDATVKLIDDPDATLEDLMQIVKGPDFPTGGILQGASGIKEAYETGRGKVFLKSKTSIQELRGHKSQIVITEIPYEVNKAVLVKKMDEVRVLKKVDGIAEVRDESDRQGLSIVVELKRDVDAQGILNYLLKNTDLQISYNFNMVAIADMRPQQVGLVQMLTEYIKHQEDVVLRRSKFDLDKAKKRLHIVEGLIKALSILDQVIKTIRASKNKSDAKNNLVKEYQFTEPQAEAIVSLQLYRLTNTDVTELEKENKELTALINKLDKIINNHSTLMKVIKKELLEVKNNYADDRRTKIEAKVDEIKVDTKVMVASEDVRVLVSHDGYVKRSSQRSFMASDPSDNGLKDEDYPVLDVEANTLNHIFIFTDKGNLIYRQIFELDDSRWKDTGSHLSQEVGLANDESVLKAFIFKDLKETGTFVTGTNDNYVKQVDFQDLLPGRTYKSRASRYIKLKDPETSVIDVDYIAPEEAERKLLFVFTEHSYASAFPLSEIPVVGSKAVGVKFVSLKTDDKVAGYFIADSDDTNDKIALLTQRGSYKQMKLSEIPITSRARRGVLTLRELKRSPHRIKLITKTNPDIELHVITDQNKDIAIDFSAHSDADRYSNGSFILDPDSDGNPLRFEKININK
- a CDS encoding TIGR00730 family Rossman fold protein translates to MKKIAVYCGAATGNNPIYLQAAKDLGHWLVKNDYGLTYGGGRLGLMGALADTVLEDGGYVHGIITEDLANKELTHDNLSEIEIVKSIDERKEIMLKNSIASVALPGGPGTLEEMSDAFSWTRIGLNPDPCIYLNINHYYDPLLMMFNRMANEGFISEKAKNTLLFTESFDVAGKFIKNYVTPASRKYNVK
- a CDS encoding manganese-dependent inorganic pyrophosphatase, producing MAKEKELVVGHKSPDTDAVVAAISYSHYQNELGMNTEAVAQGEPNKETKFVFEKFNYDYPRIVTAAGSEVKKVMLVDHNEKQQSFDDIDDLEVTHVVDHHRIANFQTESPLYYHAEPLGCTSTILWKMYNQSKIEIPGNLAGLMASAIISDTLLLKSPTTTDEDKAALKSLAETAGIDYESYGMDMLKAGTDLDDKSTQELIDMDAKSFDMNGNSVRIAQVNTVDVEHTLEREAEFVKDITAENSSNGYNLFVLLITNIMTSDTTGLIIGDDAAIAKFESALNTKVTDNKAALPGVVSRKKQIVPPLDNEF
- a CDS encoding LysR family transcriptional regulator, producing MLDEDARRVFSSKALNYFDELSKNMSYTKTAQSLGITQPALTQQIKKIEKVVGAPLFYSVGKKIYLTDAGSILLDATHQIFHVINTVTDQIQQKSSESSGTINIGIIAAVESKVIEDFIVEFNRINPNVEIDLILLKRNEIWDQIQNNKIDIAVMYLPDNTIKSWKSYKSKKIINDTIMLVHNNEKIFKKGKATYKEAIENPWVSYLRGYYFTDLMTEKFKNSLVDVPKVVARFSSPYQLLKFVQDSDGVNTGLPASFCIANESNFTFYRTPLEPAISSDLTFVYHEDKDKIPRIKQFFTEWDAFLSKKSYIDRLKSL